From a single Brassica napus cultivar Da-Ae chromosome C9, Da-Ae, whole genome shotgun sequence genomic region:
- the LOC106401560 gene encoding WRKY transcription factor 6: MDRGWSGLTLDSSSLDLINPKRFKNNNHRRFLNPLTMSRMGDEDDQKTNMSTDGSEFRFPVSLSGIRDREDDDSSSGVGGENDREVPGEVDFFSDKKSRVSRDEVDDAGLRVKKEEQDDRTDINTGLNLRTTVNARSDQSVIDNGESSEMEDKRANNELVKLQDELKKMTMENEKLRELLTQVSNNYTSLHMHLVSLMQQQQQQQNKALEAAGKHEETIVPRQFIDLGPSRAAGEAEDLSNSSSEDRTRSGGCSAVERRNNEVRDGKRLGREESPETESNKVQKVNNSSLPTFEQSTEATMRKARVSVRARSEASMISDGCQWRKYGQKMAKGNPCPRAYYRCTMATGCPVRKQVQRCAEDRSILITTYEGNHNHPLPPAAVAMASTTMAAANMLLSGSMSSQDGMMNPTNLLARAVLPCSTSMATISASAPFPTVTLDLTHAPPLPNGSSPSTAAATNNHNSLMLRPQQQMTNLPPNMLPHVIGQALYNQSKFSGLQFSSGSPSAAQSHAVADTISALTADPNFTAALASVISSMINGSNHHDGEGNNKNQ; encoded by the exons atggACAGAGGTTGGTCTGGTCTTACTCTTGATTCATCTTCTCTTGatctcataaaccctaaacgtttCAAGAATAATAACCACCGCCGCTTCTTGAATCCATTGACGATGTCTAGAATGGGCGATGAGGATGACCAAAAGACGAATATGTCCACCGACGGCAGTGAATTCAGGTTTCCCGTAAGTCTCTCCGGTATTCGTGACCGTGAAGATGATGATTCTTCTAGTGGAGTCGGCGGAGAAAACGACCGTGAAGTTCCCGGAGAAGTGGATTTCTTCTCCGACAAGAAGTCTAGGGTTAGTCGGGACGAAGTTGACGACGCTGGATTACGGGTTAAGAAAGAGGAACAAGATGATCGAACTGACATAAAT aCCGGTTTGAACCTTCGAACCACGGTTAATGCCCGGAGTGATCAATCAGTGATCGACAATGGAGAATCGTCCGAAATGGAAGATAAGCGTGCAAATAATGAg TTGGTTAAGTTACAAGATGAGCTGAAGAAAATGACAATGGAGAATGAAAAGCTAAGAGAATTGCTTACACAAGTGAGCAACAATTACACTTCGCTTCATATGCATCTTGTTTCACTTATGcaacagcagcaacaacaacagaaTAAG GCATTAGAGGCTGCTGGAAAGCATGAGGAAACGATAGTACCGAGGCAATTTATCGATCTAGGCCCTTCGAGAGCAGCAGGTGAGGCCGAGGATTTGTCAAATTCTTCATCGGAAGATAGGACTCGTTCAGGCGGTTGTTCTGCCGTTGAGAGGCGTAATAACGAGGTTAGGGACGGAAAGAGACTTGGACGTGAAGAAAGCCCTGAAACCGAGTCTAACAAAGTTCAGAAAGTGAATAACAGTAGCTTACCAACGTTTGAACAATCCACAGAAGCTACGATGAGGAAAGCCCGCGTCTCGGTTCGGGCCCGATCGGAAGCTAGTATG ataAGCGATGGATGTCAATGGAGAAAGTATGGCCAAAAGATGGCAAAAGGCAATCCATGTCCGCGGGCTTATTACCGTTGTACAATGGCCACGGGTTGTCCCGTTCGCAAACAA GTCCAACGTTGTGCGGAAGACAGATCGATTCTAATAACGACCTACGAGGGAAACCATAACCATCCATTGCCCCCAGCTGCAGTGGCGATGGCTTCCACAACCATGGCCGCGGCTAACATGTTGCTATCCGGGTCAATGTCTAGTCAAGACGGGATGATGAACCCTACCAATTTACTAGCCAGGGCTGTTCTTCCTTGCTCCACAAGCATGGCTACGATCTCAGCCTCTGCCCCTTTCCCTACAGTCACATTAGACCTCACTCACGCACCTCCGCTTCCTAATGGTTCCTCCCCTTCCACAGCCGCCGCTACCAACAACCACAACTCACTGATGCTGCGCCCGCAACAACAAATGACAAATTTACCTCCAAATATGTTACCTCATGTAATAGGTCAGGCATTGTATAACCAATCCAAATTCTCGGGGCTGCAGTTTTCCAGTGGCTCACCGTCGGCAGCACAGTCGCACGCGGTGGCTGATACAATATCAGCACTAACTGCTGATCCGAATTTCACGGCAGCTCTTGCATCCGTTATTTCTTCTATGATCAATGGGTCGAACCACCATGACGGCGAAGGAAACAACAAAAATCAATAG